The region TGGTTCAAAAGATAAAACCCCGGCTGATGTACTGCAACTGATGGAACTGCATGGCCTTGACCTGCTGGAGGAGTATCTGGTGCAACATCAGGACTTGCGCAGGTTGTCAGACAGCGGCTTGAATACTGTGCGGGTTTTTACTCAACTTGATGAATCTGGCAATGTACATATCCTGGGTGTGCGCCTACGCATTACTGTAAATTCTCATGTGGACAACCTGGCGGCCGGTAACCTGGCGGCACCTGTTGACGATGAAACAGGAATAGTGACAGGCCCCGCAGTCTATTCCAACATTACCAAGAATACCGAAACACATCATCCCATTACAGGAACAGAGATCGTTGGTTTTCAGATACCCTGCTGGCAGGCGCTGAAGAAAATGGTGACGGAGGCCGCCACGGATATGGTGGAGAACCGTTCCATCGGTTGGGATGTGGTCGTTACGGATTCAGGTCCGGAGTTGCTGGAAGGAAACCACAACTGGTGTAAGCTTTTGTGGCAACTACCGGTGCAGCGTGGATTGAAAAAGGAAATTGAGGGTTATTTATGACGGAAAAGGATTTGATCATTATAGGAGCAGGATATATTGCGGGATTCCTGGTCAATAATCAGGAATTGTTTAATGAAAAGTATAATATAATAGGTTTTTTGGATGACGATCCGAAAAAAACCGGGAAGAAGTATTGGGATATTCCGGTTTTAGGTTCGATTGATGATCTTGCGAATTACAACGGTGTTTCGGTGGTTATTGGAATTGCAGCACCAAAAATTAAAGTACAGATTTTAAAAAGAATTAATGTTGCAGATTATCATTTTCCCAATTTTGTATCGCGGAATGTTTGGATTTCCAATGACGTTCAAATAGGAAAAGGAAATATTATTTACCCCGGAGTAAGCATCAATCACGGTAGCAGGATAGCTGATTTCTGCGTGATCAATATGAACTGTGCTCTGGGACACGATGCAAAATTGGGCGATTATTGTGCGCTTTCTCCTGGTGTGAACCTGGGCGGGGTCACGGTGATGGGGAAAGGCGTTTTTATGGGAATCGGAGCCACCACCAATCATTTTCTTACTATAGGCGATTTTGCCATCATTGGCGGGCAGGCGATGATTATAGAGAATATTCCTGAAGGTGTTACTGTGGTAGGTGTACCGGGAAAAATTGTTTTAAGCAAAAAGAGTAGTTAATGAAAATTTCTTCAATAGGCCATGCTGGCTTGAAAGTACAAACAAAAGATGCACTTATTTTAATTGATCCGTGGCTCTCGCCCAGTGGAAATTTCCAGGGTTCTTGGTTCCAGTTTCCTGATAACGCACATGTGTTAGAGGATGATGAGCTATATCATCCGACAGCAATTGTTATTTCTCATGAACATCTTGATCATTGTGATCCCTGGTTCCTGAGCAAGGTAGATCCAGGTGTTCCGGTAATTGTCCCTAAATACCCATCTCCTGTATTAAAGCAAAAGATCTGGCAGGGAGGAGAGCGACCCATCGTGGAAGTTCCGCAATGGGAAACCTACGAAATTGTACCCGGAACCACCGTGTTCTTCGTATCAGAACCACCCATGAATCATGATTCTGCCATCATCATACAGTCAGAAGGGCACACCCTCCTCAATATGAATGATGCACGCCTATTCCCAATGCAACTGAGAGATATAAAGCAAAAGGTTGGAGGCGTTATTAATCTGTTCGCTTTTCAGGGTGCAGGCGCATCCTGGTTTCCGATGGTGTACAATTTTGATGAAGAGAAAAAAGATCAGTTAAGAAAACAAAAAAGGTCGGCTAAATTGTCCTATTGTTTCCGGTGCATGAAAATCGTGGAGCCGGTTATGGGATTACCATTTGCTGGGCCTCCTGCCTTCCTTGATCCCGTTTTATTTCAGTACAATAAAGAAATGGAAGGAGGTATTTTTCCGGACCAGTTTGAAGTGGCTTCCTACCTCAGGAAAAAAGGGGTTGAAAACATTACTGTCCTGCTTCCCGGTGATACATGGTCTACGGTGGGCAAAGAGAAAACGGAAGATGCTTTTTGGTTCAAACAGGATCTGCAGGATAGGTGGGCTTACCTGAGGGCTTACCAATCGTCCAGGGAAAGTGAGATCAGGAAAATATATGACGATCATCCTGAGCCTGAAAGTTCACTCTGGAAACCGTTCAAAGAATACTTTGAGTGGCTGCTTGGTCTGAATTCATACTTTAACGAGAAAATAGACATGCGCGTTGGGTTTGAAATTGAGGGTTCGGGGGGTGGAAATTGGTACGTAGACTTCAGAAAGGATCGGCAAGAAGTAGGGCAGGGAATTGAGGACTGCGGATATATATATTCTTTTGATTCACGATGGTTGCCGCCCATATTGAGAAAAGAGGTGGCCTGGGAGGATTTCTTCCTGTCGCTCAGGTTTCGGGCAAGACGCAATCCTGACCGGTACAATGACCACTTGTTGGGGCTGCTGAAGTTTGCTGATGAAGAGGCGTTGCGCGAAGTGCAGACATTCGAAACCCAACCAAAGTCCGATGAACGGATAACGGTGCATGTGGATGGCAATACCTATTCGGTATCACGATATTGTCCACATGCAGGGAATGATCTTTTAACCACAGGTGAAGTTTTACCAGGGGGTATTTTACGTTGCCTCGCGCATCACTATGATTTTGATCTCAATACGGGCAATTGTATTACAAGTGATTGTGATAAGCTGCAGGTTGAAAAATTAAAATAGCAATAATCTCCGGGCAGAAGCTCAGAGTTACATGAATCGCACTGCCGGCCGGAAACCCTACAAATAGCAACAATGAATATTCGCTATTGAAATCCCTGATTTATTTCTTCCTTGATCCCTTCTATTTAACAGCCATCATGGCTGTTTTTTGTTTTGTGTTCAGGAAGCGGAGGTGGGTTAAATATGCCGTTGGTTTTTTGGTCCTCTGGATTTTTGTGGTGTTTGTTTCGCCACTGCCTTACGCCATGTCCGGACGAATGGAGAAGCATTATCCGCCTTTCCAGCCGGGGGTTGTAAAAACCAATCAGCCGGTTCATATCCTGGTGTTGGGCGGAGGTTATACCAATGATCCCAGCCTCCCCGCCACGTCACAGTTGGGCAGCACAGTAGCACTGCGCATGATGGAGGGTCTGCGGGTATACCGTACGCTGCCGGGTTCAAAGGTGGTTACTTCAGGAGCCGCACTGGACAAGAGCCGTTCCCAGGCCGAGGCAGTGGCGGATGCAGCGGTGACACTGGGTGTGGCGCCTGCGGATACGTTTCACCTGCCAAATACCCTGACCACGGAACATGAGGCTGCGATGTACGTGAAAAGGTTTGGTACCGAAACGCCAGTGATCATTGCCACCAGTGCGCTTCACATTCCACGGGCCATGTTCTGGTTTCAGCATTTTGGCGTCACCACCATTATCCCCGCCCCCTGCGATCATCTGGTCAAGAATGACCCGGAAACCACGTCTTTCCGTTGGTGGCCCGGCCTTAAAAAAGGGATGGTGTTGAATAAGGTTATTCATGAAACGGTGGGCCTGTGGTGGGGGAAGCTAAAGACGAAGACCGACAAATAAAGCTCTACAAACCCCCTCTGGGGGCGAAGGGGGCTTCTTTGGTCGCGAATGGAGCCACTCTCAATCAATATAACAAACCCTTTCCAAAGCCTGCGCCTACAAAACCCCCTCTGGGTGCGAAGGGGGTTTCTTTGGGGCCGAAGGAGGCCATTTCTACCCCAGCCCAACGAAACGACAAAACCCCCTCTGGGGGCGAAGGGGGCCATTTTGGTCGCGAATAGAGCCACTCTCAATCAATATAACAAACCCTTCCAAAGCCTACTCTCCAATTGTCATTGCGAGCTTTCTCAATAAATTGCTCAATAGCGTAGGGTTTAAACCCTACGCTATTGAGCCCGTGGTTCGTCTGCGCTCACCATGACCACTTCCTTTCGTTGTCATTTTCCGTTTCAGTGTTTGCGATGCCAAAAATTATTACTGCCCATGACAGTATTCTGCGGGAAACTTTCCCATTAAAAATCAAAACATGAAAGATAAAATTTGGCTCTCTTCACCCCACATTGGTGAGGCAGAGAAGGAATTCGTAACCGAGGCATTTGAGACCAATTGGATTGCACCCTTGGGGCCGCATGTCAATGGCTTTGAAAAAGACCTGGAAACCTATAATCAGGTAGGTTTTGCTGCGGCACTATCATCAGGAACTGCTGCGCTGCACCTGGCTTTGATATTATGTGACGTAAAGCCGGGGGATGTGGTCCTATGCCAGAGCTTCACGTTCTGCGGGTCGGCCAATCCGATACTGTATACCGGGGCCACTCCGGTGTTTATTGACAGCGAGCCAGGCTCCTGGAACATGGATCCGGTGCAGCTTGAAAATGCCATAGTGAAAATTAATAACGGTGACCTAAAGGGGGTTGCTGCCAACGCCAGAATCAGGGCCATTATTCCTGTCAATCTTTATGGAATGCCGGCCAGGTTGAACGAGATCATCGAAATTGGAAACAAGTATAATATTCCTGTAATTGAAGATGCCGCTGAATCGCTGGGTTCAACCTACCAGGGAAAAAAAACCGGATCGTTTGG is a window of Bacteroidia bacterium DNA encoding:
- a CDS encoding NeuD/PglB/VioB family sugar acetyltransferase gives rise to the protein MTEKDLIIIGAGYIAGFLVNNQELFNEKYNIIGFLDDDPKKTGKKYWDIPVLGSIDDLANYNGVSVVIGIAAPKIKVQILKRINVADYHFPNFVSRNVWISNDVQIGKGNIIYPGVSINHGSRIADFCVINMNCALGHDAKLGDYCALSPGVNLGGVTVMGKGVFMGIGATTNHFLTIGDFAIIGGQAMIIENIPEGVTVVGVPGKIVLSKKSS
- a CDS encoding MBL fold metallo-hydrolase translates to MKISSIGHAGLKVQTKDALILIDPWLSPSGNFQGSWFQFPDNAHVLEDDELYHPTAIVISHEHLDHCDPWFLSKVDPGVPVIVPKYPSPVLKQKIWQGGERPIVEVPQWETYEIVPGTTVFFVSEPPMNHDSAIIIQSEGHTLLNMNDARLFPMQLRDIKQKVGGVINLFAFQGAGASWFPMVYNFDEEKKDQLRKQKRSAKLSYCFRCMKIVEPVMGLPFAGPPAFLDPVLFQYNKEMEGGIFPDQFEVASYLRKKGVENITVLLPGDTWSTVGKEKTEDAFWFKQDLQDRWAYLRAYQSSRESEIRKIYDDHPEPESSLWKPFKEYFEWLLGLNSYFNEKIDMRVGFEIEGSGGGNWYVDFRKDRQEVGQGIEDCGYIYSFDSRWLPPILRKEVAWEDFFLSLRFRARRNPDRYNDHLLGLLKFADEEALREVQTFETQPKSDERITVHVDGNTYSVSRYCPHAGNDLLTTGEVLPGGILRCLAHHYDFDLNTGNCITSDCDKLQVEKLK
- a CDS encoding ElyC/SanA/YdcF family protein, yielding MVLWIFVVFVSPLPYAMSGRMEKHYPPFQPGVVKTNQPVHILVLGGGYTNDPSLPATSQLGSTVALRMMEGLRVYRTLPGSKVVTSGAALDKSRSQAEAVADAAVTLGVAPADTFHLPNTLTTEHEAAMYVKRFGTETPVIIATSALHIPRAMFWFQHFGVTTIIPAPCDHLVKNDPETTSFRWWPGLKKGMVLNKVIHETVGLWWGKLKTKTDK
- a CDS encoding sugar-transfer associated ATP-grasp domain-containing protein encodes the protein MFNKIIYFGYYLKSTNWKEFRGFVNHVQKTTGRSRPSILQDVMTSSFKYKIAFIDYFYFRFYEKDAEARKSYAGTGYMYEYQLKMNPRKYRDVLNDKWLFLKHFSKYIHHAYFELQELKKDPDKIKRILEQPQGKFVIKARDGQCGREVRVFGSKDKTPADVLQLMELHGLDLLEEYLVQHQDLRRLSDSGLNTVRVFTQLDESGNVHILGVRLRITVNSHVDNLAAGNLAAPVDDETGIVTGPAVYSNITKNTETHHPITGTEIVGFQIPCWQALKKMVTEAATDMVENRSIGWDVVVTDSGPELLEGNHNWCKLLWQLPVQRGLKKEIEGYL